The following proteins are co-located in the Pyxicephalus adspersus chromosome Z, UCB_Pads_2.0, whole genome shotgun sequence genome:
- the LOC140343243 gene encoding uncharacterized protein isoform X2, with protein MTGGGGGFMSECVFKEISMHCLTFLKKIIPEKLSTMDGGLTVFILLSLGVAAQAQTKTVYFHDVYSEVSVPMSQLETTQIVSQPISLSSNISVFITAQKNVTRCTELNIDPCPEPKLLASVSRRTLWDNGTDAASNTSPQLIVQGPLISQ; from the exons ATGACAGGGGGTGGGGGAGGGTTCATGTCTGAATGTGTATTTAAGGAGATCTCAATGCATTGCTTAACTTTCCTAAAGAAGATAATCCCAGAAAAACTTTCAACAATGGATGGAGGTCTCACCGTCTTCATTCTCCTGAGTTTGGGTGTAGCTG CTCAGGCACAAACCAAGACTGTGTACTTCCACGATGTATACTCTGAGGTCTCAGTGCCCATGTCCCAGCTTGAAACCACACAGATTGTGTCCCAGCCAATCTCATTGTCCTCAAACATTAGTGTTTTCATCACAGCCCAGAAGAATGTGACTAGGTGCACAGAACTTAACATCGACCCTTGTCCTGAACCAAAGCTGCTGGCTTCAGT ATCACGGAGGACTCTTTGGGATAATGGCACTGATGCTGCTTCTAACACTTCTCCTCAGCTGATTGTCCAAGGCCCCTTAAT
- the LOC140343243 gene encoding uncharacterized protein isoform X1: protein MTGGGGGFMSECVFKEISMHCLTFLKKIIPEKLSTMDGGLTVFILLSLGVAAQAQTKTVYFHDVYSEVSVPMSQLETTQIVSQPISLSSNISVFITAQKNVTRCTELNIDPCPEPKLLASVYVITNNTKEYRYSNVITGGFLLFVGLGSNVTFTSEQINAAADQTFINLVYINGGTLRSLNKVGNSSVVTVKFIAITSVTSESTPSEGSGNGQPALYHGGLFGIMALMLLLTLLLS from the exons ATGACAGGGGGTGGGGGAGGGTTCATGTCTGAATGTGTATTTAAGGAGATCTCAATGCATTGCTTAACTTTCCTAAAGAAGATAATCCCAGAAAAACTTTCAACAATGGATGGAGGTCTCACCGTCTTCATTCTCCTGAGTTTGGGTGTAGCTG CTCAGGCACAAACCAAGACTGTGTACTTCCACGATGTATACTCTGAGGTCTCAGTGCCCATGTCCCAGCTTGAAACCACACAGATTGTGTCCCAGCCAATCTCATTGTCCTCAAACATTAGTGTTTTCATCACAGCCCAGAAGAATGTGACTAGGTGCACAGAACTTAACATCGACCCTTGTCCTGAACCAAAGCTGCTGGCTTCAGTGTATGTTATCACAAATAATACTAAGGAGTACAGATATTCTAATGTCATCACTGGcggatttttattatttgttggttTAGGCAGCAATGTTACGTTTACCTCAgaacaaataaatgcagcagCAGACCAGACTTTCATAAACCTAGTGTATATTAATGGTGGCACCCTGCGTTCTCTCAATAAAGTTGGAAACAGTTCAGTTGTTACGGTTAAGTTTATAGCTATCACATCTGTCACATCTGAGTCGACGCCTAGTGAAGGATCCGGGAATGGACAACCTGCACTTT ATCACGGAGGACTCTTTGGGATAATGGCACTGATGCTGCTTCTAACACTTCTCCTCAGCTGA